Proteins encoded by one window of Erythrobacter sp.:
- a CDS encoding carboxypeptidase regulatory-like domain-containing protein produces MKLRYLLAASVASIAASAVIAPQTAVAQQITSGVQGTVTDADGNVLPGATVTVTDTRTANVRTQDTGADGTFRFGSLVSGGPYTVTVTANGFEGQSIEDQYINISGNTDYTFALTAAASENVIIVSGARVNVQQLAVGPGIAFDQQTLENFPSISRDVRDIIRIDPRVSLDRDNEVDRISCLGGNDRGNTFTVDGTVQADVFGLNGTPFAARNALPLPFDTIRETSVEFAPFDVEYSDFSGCLVNVVTKSGTNEFHGSAFFNYRDSGMRGDSIDGDDFAVDPFQEKRWGATLGGPIIPDRLFFFAGYEETDLGDANDFGPQGGNFPNEANFVTQAQFDRFAQIAQDVYGQDVGGYPRSLGESSVRYFGRLDAYITDGQRLEATYQRLEETNVESDFGGNNLTGLNSFEDEGTVSDYYSVRLYSDWTDTISTEIRLSRADVSDVQGPVGGGEAQSDNPLVRLNVGTQVQALDENGNLAFDDEGDPIFNYGVLSTGPGIFRSANALETNIDQARFQVNVDAGAHQLKFGAEVNDLEVYNLFAVNATGSLYFANLDDFEQGLLIDGSETFPNAEEIFDGEGYGADINATPTGDINEAAATFNRRIYSLYFQDEIQATPQLNLNLGVRVQWYDGDAPRENPEFIDRYRFSNAFSFSDLDPLWLPRVSATYELENDGFFANTSVTGGIGRFAGGDPVVYFSNAFSNNGFSTGLGGLSFGCNTPNDGNPVDVVQNGSFTGFPQCVIDVGSDQAARGLADTQSTDPEFALPSVWRANLGLATDLGTQGGFFSDWRLNLDYIYSRYVDTLNFVDLAQAPRVNRGINGYTVDGRPIYAAIDPTDPDAAGCEATLDYSGGTPPVWRNVSAACFNGIGRDDEIQLTNGPSYESHTASAILSKTFDGGIFTQGGTTRMTFGYAWTDASNNRNNGSSTATSSYDVTAAFDRQNPAVSTSNFETRHNITAAISLREEFIEDFATSLGIFFSARSGRPYSLTFNNGGVFNDSSSGNDNALIYVPTGVDDPNLAPNSDPAAVQALIAYVDASGCGYTPGTSIERNTCRNDWYYDLDLRFSQELPFLGSVTGLVDDRVELFFDFDNFLNFVDDGANVFRRRGGFQQTVELVDTSIDSEGRYRITNFNPNDQNQIGLSASIWKIQIGARYEF; encoded by the coding sequence ATGAAACTCAGGTATCTTCTCGCCGCCAGCGTTGCGAGCATCGCCGCCAGTGCAGTCATTGCTCCGCAAACCGCCGTGGCGCAGCAGATCACTTCGGGCGTACAGGGCACCGTCACCGATGCCGATGGCAACGTCCTGCCCGGCGCGACCGTGACCGTCACCGACACCCGCACCGCCAACGTGCGCACGCAGGACACCGGAGCGGACGGCACCTTCCGCTTCGGCTCGCTGGTTTCGGGCGGACCCTACACTGTCACTGTCACGGCGAATGGCTTCGAAGGCCAGTCGATCGAAGACCAGTACATCAACATTTCGGGCAACACCGATTACACCTTCGCGCTGACCGCGGCTGCCAGCGAGAACGTGATCATTGTTTCGGGCGCGCGCGTTAACGTGCAGCAGCTCGCAGTCGGCCCCGGCATCGCCTTCGACCAGCAGACGCTGGAGAACTTCCCCTCGATCAGCCGCGACGTGCGCGACATCATCCGCATCGACCCGCGCGTCAGCCTCGATCGTGACAACGAAGTCGATCGCATCTCCTGCCTCGGCGGCAACGATCGCGGCAACACCTTCACCGTGGACGGCACCGTACAGGCCGACGTATTCGGCCTCAACGGCACCCCATTCGCCGCGCGCAACGCTCTGCCGCTGCCGTTCGATACGATCCGCGAAACCTCGGTCGAATTCGCTCCGTTCGACGTTGAATACTCGGACTTCTCCGGCTGTCTCGTGAACGTCGTGACCAAGTCGGGCACCAACGAATTCCACGGCAGTGCCTTCTTCAACTATCGCGATTCCGGGATGCGTGGCGACTCGATCGATGGCGATGACTTCGCCGTCGATCCCTTCCAGGAAAAGCGCTGGGGTGCCACGCTGGGCGGCCCGATCATCCCTGATCGCCTGTTCTTCTTCGCCGGTTATGAGGAGACCGATCTGGGCGACGCCAACGATTTCGGCCCGCAAGGTGGGAATTTCCCCAACGAAGCCAATTTCGTCACCCAGGCCCAGTTCGATCGCTTCGCCCAGATCGCACAGGACGTCTATGGTCAGGATGTCGGCGGCTACCCGCGTTCGCTGGGCGAAAGCTCGGTCCGCTATTTCGGCCGTCTCGATGCCTACATCACCGATGGCCAGCGGCTTGAAGCCACGTACCAGCGGCTCGAGGAAACCAATGTCGAATCCGATTTCGGCGGCAACAATCTGACCGGCCTGAACTCGTTCGAAGACGAAGGCACGGTGTCCGATTACTATTCGGTCCGCCTCTATTCTGACTGGACCGATACGATCTCGACCGAGATTCGCCTCAGCCGCGCTGATGTGTCGGACGTGCAGGGGCCGGTCGGCGGCGGTGAAGCGCAGTCGGACAATCCGCTCGTGCGCCTGAACGTGGGCACCCAGGTGCAGGCGCTCGATGAAAATGGAAATCTCGCGTTCGATGACGAAGGCGATCCGATCTTCAATTACGGGGTTCTGTCTACCGGACCGGGCATCTTCCGTTCTGCCAACGCACTCGAAACGAATATCGATCAGGCGCGGTTTCAGGTGAACGTCGATGCCGGGGCGCACCAGCTCAAGTTCGGCGCCGAGGTCAATGATCTCGAAGTGTACAATCTGTTCGCGGTCAATGCGACGGGTTCGCTCTATTTCGCCAATCTGGATGACTTCGAACAGGGTCTTCTGATCGATGGTTCCGAAACCTTCCCGAACGCAGAAGAAATTTTTGACGGCGAGGGCTACGGTGCGGATATCAACGCCACCCCGACCGGAGACATCAACGAAGCTGCGGCCACTTTCAACCGCCGTATCTACTCGTTGTATTTCCAGGATGAAATCCAGGCGACCCCGCAACTGAACCTCAACCTTGGCGTGCGCGTGCAGTGGTATGATGGCGATGCTCCGCGCGAAAACCCGGAATTCATCGATCGCTACCGCTTCTCCAATGCGTTCTCTTTCAGCGATCTTGATCCTCTGTGGCTGCCGCGCGTTTCGGCGACCTATGAACTCGAGAATGACGGCTTCTTCGCCAATACAAGCGTTACCGGCGGGATCGGTCGCTTCGCTGGCGGCGACCCGGTCGTCTATTTCTCTAACGCCTTTTCAAACAACGGCTTCTCCACCGGCCTTGGCGGACTCAGCTTCGGCTGCAACACGCCGAACGATGGAAACCCGGTGGACGTGGTGCAGAACGGCAGCTTTACCGGCTTCCCGCAATGCGTGATCGACGTTGGTTCGGATCAGGCCGCACGCGGCCTCGCCGATACCCAGTCGACCGATCCGGAATTCGCACTGCCGAGCGTGTGGCGTGCCAACCTTGGCCTTGCCACCGATCTGGGCACCCAGGGCGGTTTCTTCAGCGACTGGCGCCTGAACCTCGACTACATCTACAGCCGCTATGTCGACACGCTGAACTTCGTCGATCTGGCACAGGCTCCGCGTGTCAACCGCGGGATCAACGGCTACACGGTGGACGGTCGCCCGATCTACGCCGCGATCGATCCGACCGATCCTGACGCTGCGGGTTGCGAAGCGACGCTCGACTATTCCGGCGGCACCCCGCCGGTGTGGCGCAACGTATCCGCTGCCTGCTTCAACGGCATCGGGCGTGACGATGAAATCCAGCTGACCAACGGGCCGAGCTACGAAAGCCACACGGCTTCGGCGATCCTGTCCAAGACGTTCGACGGCGGGATCTTCACACAGGGTGGCACTACCCGCATGACCTTCGGCTATGCCTGGACCGATGCCAGCAACAACCGCAACAACGGTTCGTCCACCGCTACCTCGTCCTATGACGTGACGGCGGCGTTCGACCGGCAGAACCCGGCGGTCTCGACCTCCAACTTCGAGACCCGCCACAATATCACGGCGGCCATTTCGTTGCGCGAGGAGTTCATCGAAGATTTCGCTACCAGCCTCGGGATCTTCTTCTCGGCCCGTTCGGGACGGCCCTACAGCCTGACCTTCAACAACGGCGGCGTGTTCAACGACAGCTCGTCCGGCAACGACAACGCGCTGATCTATGTGCCCACCGGCGTGGACGATCCGAACCTGGCGCCGAATTCCGATCCGGCAGCGGTGCAGGCACTGATTGCCTATGTCGATGCCAGCGGCTGCGGCTACACGCCGGGAACCTCGATCGAACGCAACACCTGCCGCAACGACTGGTATTACGATCTCGATCTGCGCTTCAGCCAGGAACTCCCCTTCCTCGGTTCGGTGACCGGACTCGTGGATGACCGGGTGGAACTGTTCTTCGATTTCGACAACTTCCTGAACTTCGTTGATGATGGCGCGAATGTGTTCCGCCGCCGGGGCGGGTTCCAGCAGACAGTGGAACTGGTGGACACCAGCATCGACTCGGAAGGCCGTTACCGGATCACCAACTTCAACCCGAACGACCAGAACCAGATCGGCCTCTCGGCTTCCATCTGGAAGATCCAGATCGGCGCACGTTACGAATTCTGA
- a CDS encoding bifunctional metallophosphatase/5'-nucleotidase: MNTKLAAALLSTIALAACTSVPDQSSAPVTVQILAINDFHGNLETPQSETWFMQDGVERRVRLGGAAQLAATLAALRSGNSVTVAAGDLIGASPLISSLFLDEPTIKALSTMGLDIASVGNHEFDRGTDELRRMQDGGCDVFTLRAPCAVEPFVGAEFAYLAANVVDSAGETFLPATEIREIGGARIGFIGMTLEGTANLVSAQATEGLRFLDEAETANRHAAELRAQGVDTVVVLVHEGADVDPYYNLTGCPGLSGPIVAIAEALNPEISLVVSGHTHQAYVCTVPTTAGSEVLLTSGGRFGGFVTDIALTIDPATDTVVSVTGRNVPVDGNAGSDPALAALVATYAEASGPVASRAVGPIAPANGEQGEDCGDRPAQGFVADAYLHAANSAPGVGADLALVNSGGVRTNLDGANDGVLTFGELSAMAPFGNGTIVLEMTGAEFRNVLEQQFCEENGTTTICDSVLIPSAGSHYTADPSKPALQRITSVTINGQPLDPDHIYRVVTNSFLVGGGDGFAQFAAVPQVANVGFDIDALEAYVATGTVSVPVCGRVRNLAAAD; encoded by the coding sequence ATGAACACCAAGCTCGCCGCCGCCCTGCTCTCCACCATCGCGCTGGCCGCCTGCACCAGCGTGCCGGACCAGTCTTCTGCGCCGGTCACCGTGCAAATTCTGGCAATCAACGATTTCCACGGCAACCTGGAGACCCCGCAAAGCGAGACCTGGTTCATGCAGGACGGCGTGGAACGCCGCGTCAGGCTGGGCGGCGCGGCGCAACTGGCGGCAACGCTTGCAGCTCTTCGGAGCGGGAATTCGGTCACGGTGGCAGCCGGCGATCTGATCGGGGCCAGTCCCCTGATCTCTTCGCTGTTTCTGGACGAGCCGACGATCAAGGCCCTGTCCACAATGGGGCTCGACATCGCATCGGTCGGCAATCACGAGTTCGATCGCGGCACGGACGAGTTGCGGCGGATGCAGGATGGCGGTTGCGATGTGTTCACCTTGCGCGCCCCTTGCGCGGTTGAACCTTTCGTGGGAGCCGAATTCGCCTATCTGGCGGCCAATGTGGTCGATTCAGCGGGCGAAACTTTCCTCCCGGCGACCGAAATCCGCGAGATCGGCGGGGCGCGGATCGGCTTTATCGGGATGACGCTGGAAGGCACAGCCAACCTCGTTTCGGCACAGGCGACCGAGGGACTGCGTTTCCTTGATGAGGCAGAAACCGCCAACCGCCATGCCGCCGAACTGCGCGCGCAAGGGGTGGATACAGTGGTAGTGCTGGTCCACGAAGGCGCAGATGTCGATCCGTATTACAACCTCACCGGCTGCCCGGGCCTGTCCGGGCCGATCGTGGCGATTGCTGAGGCGCTGAATCCGGAGATTTCTCTGGTTGTTTCGGGACATACGCACCAGGCCTACGTTTGTACCGTGCCCACCACGGCAGGGAGCGAAGTGCTACTGACATCGGGTGGACGCTTCGGCGGGTTCGTCACCGATATCGCGCTGACCATCGATCCCGCGACGGACACTGTAGTGTCTGTCACCGGACGCAATGTACCGGTCGATGGCAATGCTGGTAGCGATCCGGCACTGGCGGCGCTGGTCGCGACCTATGCCGAAGCTTCCGGACCGGTGGCGAGCCGTGCGGTCGGCCCGATTGCTCCCGCTAATGGCGAACAGGGCGAGGATTGCGGGGACCGCCCCGCTCAGGGGTTCGTCGCCGACGCCTATCTCCATGCAGCAAATTCGGCACCAGGCGTCGGGGCCGATCTTGCGCTGGTCAATTCGGGCGGGGTGCGGACCAATCTCGACGGGGCGAATGACGGCGTGCTAACCTTCGGCGAATTGTCCGCGATGGCCCCCTTCGGCAACGGCACGATCGTGCTGGAAATGACCGGCGCGGAATTCCGCAACGTGCTGGAACAGCAGTTCTGCGAGGAGAACGGCACTACAACAATATGTGATTCCGTGCTGATCCCCTCCGCCGGATCGCACTATACTGCCGACCCGTCGAAGCCCGCCTTGCAGCGCATCACTTCGGTAACAATCAACGGCCAGCCGCTAGATCCCGACCACATCTATCGCGTTGTTACCAATAGCTTCCTGGTCGGCGGCGGGGATGGCTTTGCGCAGTTCGCCGCTGTGCCGCAGGTGGCCAATGTCGGGTTCGATATCGACGCGCTTGAGGCCTACGTGGCCACGGGCACTGTCAGCGTCCCGGTCTGCGGTCGGGTGCGGAACCTCGCGGCTGCGGATTAG
- a CDS encoding AMP nucleosidase, translating into MTTTIGEIDTILDQLEAISDASRANLVAALRNYAETRVAPGAGERERGAFAYPELTLRYTDDEREEHPGRAYARLNQAGIYRSSIADPALFRPYLKEQLQHLVRDYPVELEVGRSRDEIPYQYVLDAGELELKGLRSAELTRHFPASDLVKIGDEVVDGTWRGDGSGTRPLSLFDALRTDFSLARLRHYTGTPAGHFQRYVLFTNYIRYVEEFIDFSLAQLADPDSGYTSFSAPGAVIERDDLDGARAQVTDGTWRKHQMPAYHLVGPDNSGITLVNIGVGPSNAKTICDHIAVLRPEVWLMIGHCGGLRPSQTIGDYVLAHAYLRDDNVLDNEIPTEIPIPPIAEVQTAMFKAALTITGDSEDQLKRRLRTGTVVTTDDRNWELHYTRSALRFNQSRAVAIDMESATVAAQGYRFRVPYGTLLCVSDKPLHGEIKLPGQANAFYERSISQHLRIGIETLALLSKEGDSFHSRKLRSFDEPPLR; encoded by the coding sequence GTGACAACCACGATCGGCGAAATCGACACGATCCTCGACCAGCTCGAAGCAATTTCCGATGCTTCGCGCGCCAACCTTGTCGCCGCTTTGCGCAATTATGCCGAGACGCGCGTCGCTCCCGGAGCGGGCGAGCGGGAGCGCGGTGCTTTCGCCTACCCCGAATTGACCCTGCGCTATACGGACGACGAGCGAGAAGAACATCCCGGCCGCGCTTACGCGCGGCTCAACCAGGCGGGCATCTATCGCAGTTCGATTGCCGATCCGGCGCTGTTCCGTCCATACCTGAAGGAGCAATTGCAGCACCTCGTGCGTGATTACCCGGTGGAGCTGGAAGTCGGCCGCTCGCGCGACGAGATCCCCTATCAGTACGTGCTCGATGCCGGGGAACTCGAACTCAAGGGACTGCGCAGCGCAGAATTGACCCGCCATTTTCCCGCTTCGGACCTGGTCAAGATTGGCGATGAGGTGGTGGACGGGACCTGGCGCGGCGATGGTTCGGGCACCCGCCCGCTTTCCTTGTTCGATGCTCTGCGCACCGATTTCAGCCTCGCCCGGTTGCGGCATTACACCGGCACTCCGGCGGGGCATTTCCAGCGCTATGTACTGTTCACCAACTACATCCGCTATGTAGAGGAATTTATTGATTTTTCACTGGCGCAGCTGGCTGATCCCGATAGCGGGTATACCAGTTTTTCGGCACCCGGCGCGGTGATCGAGCGGGACGATCTGGATGGGGCGCGGGCGCAAGTGACGGACGGCACCTGGCGCAAGCACCAGATGCCCGCCTATCACCTGGTTGGCCCCGACAATTCCGGGATCACGCTGGTGAACATCGGCGTAGGCCCCTCCAATGCCAAGACGATCTGCGATCACATCGCCGTGCTGCGCCCCGAAGTGTGGCTGATGATCGGCCATTGCGGGGGCCTCCGCCCCAGCCAGACCATCGGCGACTATGTGCTCGCCCATGCCTACCTGCGCGACGACAACGTGCTCGACAACGAGATCCCGACCGAAATCCCGATCCCGCCGATTGCCGAAGTTCAGACCGCGATGTTCAAGGCGGCGCTGACGATTACCGGCGATAGCGAGGACCAGTTGAAGCGCCGCCTGCGCACCGGCACGGTGGTGACTACCGACGATCGCAACTGGGAACTGCACTACACCCGCTCGGCGTTGCGCTTCAACCAGAGCCGGGCTGTGGCCATCGACATGGAATCGGCCACGGTGGCGGCGCAAGGCTACCGTTTCCGCGTTCCCTACGGCACTCTGCTGTGCGTTTCAGACAAGCCGCTGCACGGCGAAATCAAGCTGCCGGGGCAGGCCAATGCCTTCTACGAACGCTCGATCAGCCAGCATCTGCGGATCGGCATCGAAACGCTGGCGCTGCTGAGCAAGGAAGGCGACAGCTTCCACAGCCGCAAGCTGCGCAGCTTCGATGAGCCGCCGCTGCGCTGA
- a CDS encoding glycosyltransferase family 39 protein — translation MTAIATSPSLRTLPASLRGDTLPLALVALLVLATRGIWFGDPVADFDEQLYSFIGWRMGHGELPFVDWWDRKPFGLFAIFAVAHALLGPGPLAYQIVASLFALTGAFLTYFLARRLVGRISAAVAAAMQTMLLCAYASYSGQSEAFFLPLMLGMVALLVDADHPRFATHALWAMLLGGLALQIKYTVLPQCAFFGLYALWVLHKRGTALPRLASLAAGFAALGLLPTALVALFYAAIGEFDAFLFANFLSFFDRLPAPQGRWAPDHWLGVSPLATLVLGGIYAAYRMRRPEPFAAWLFYIGWALSTLASVLLPGTVYLYYYAALSAPAVLVALPLLDHRTPMRGIPGLVLATGFLALLALPARYQHSLDERAAAEQLAATIAPHVGSDSDCLWLWDGPTALYRMTESCVPTRFVYPDHLNNALETPALGIDQTVEVVRVLATRPGAIVTASSPMTYQNQEATALVEAALAADYEESISVEMHDRTLTAWLRKPD, via the coding sequence ATGACAGCAATCGCCACCTCGCCAAGCCTGCGAACGTTGCCCGCATCGCTGCGTGGTGATACGCTACCGCTTGCCCTGGTGGCGCTGCTGGTGCTGGCGACGCGCGGCATCTGGTTTGGCGACCCTGTGGCCGATTTCGATGAGCAGCTCTACAGTTTCATCGGTTGGCGGATGGGCCATGGCGAACTGCCCTTCGTCGACTGGTGGGACCGCAAACCGTTCGGCCTGTTCGCGATTTTTGCCGTGGCACATGCGCTGCTGGGGCCGGGGCCGCTGGCCTACCAGATCGTCGCCTCGCTGTTCGCGCTGACGGGTGCCTTCCTTACCTACTTCCTCGCGCGCAGGCTGGTAGGGCGCATTTCCGCCGCCGTTGCTGCTGCGATGCAGACGATGCTGCTGTGCGCCTATGCCAGCTATTCGGGGCAGAGCGAGGCGTTCTTCCTGCCGCTGATGCTGGGCATGGTGGCGCTGCTGGTTGACGCCGATCACCCGCGCTTCGCCACCCACGCGCTGTGGGCCATGCTGCTGGGTGGGCTGGCGCTACAGATCAAATACACGGTGTTGCCGCAATGCGCCTTCTTTGGGCTCTATGCGCTGTGGGTGCTGCACAAGCGGGGCACAGCCCTGCCCCGGCTCGCCAGCCTCGCCGCCGGGTTCGCGGCGCTGGGCCTGTTGCCGACCGCGCTGGTGGCGCTGTTCTACGCTGCTATCGGCGAGTTCGACGCCTTCCTGTTCGCCAACTTCCTCTCCTTCTTCGATCGCCTGCCTGCCCCGCAAGGGCGCTGGGCGCCCGATCATTGGCTGGGCGTTTCGCCGCTGGCAACGCTGGTGCTCGGCGGGATCTACGCCGCCTACCGGATGCGGCGGCCAGAACCCTTTGCGGCATGGCTGTTCTACATTGGCTGGGCGCTCTCAACGCTGGCGAGTGTGCTGCTGCCGGGCACGGTCTATCTCTATTACTATGCCGCGCTTTCCGCCCCGGCGGTGCTGGTGGCACTCCCCTTGCTTGATCACCGCACGCCTATGCGCGGGATTCCGGGACTGGTGCTGGCAACGGGATTTCTCGCCCTGCTCGCGCTCCCCGCACGCTACCAGCATTCGCTGGACGAGCGCGCGGCGGCGGAGCAACTTGCCGCCACGATTGCCCCGCATGTCGGATCCGACAGCGATTGCCTGTGGCTGTGGGACGGCCCGACTGCGCTCTACCGCATGACTGAGAGCTGCGTGCCGACGCGGTTCGTCTATCCCGACCACCTCAACAACGCGCTGGAAACTCCCGCGCTGGGGATCGACCAGACGGTGGAAGTCGTCCGTGTCCTCGCCACCCGGCCGGGCGCAATTGTCACCGCCAGCAGCCCGATGACTTATCAGAATCAAGAAGCGACCGCGCTGGTCGAAGCTGCTTTGGCCGCCGATTACGAGGAAAGCATCTCGGTCGAAATGCACGACCGCACGCTCACCGCTTGGCTGCGGAAGCCCGATTAG
- a CDS encoding glycosyltransferase family 2 protein yields the protein MTKLIIQIPCLNEAGSLPATLAALPRRVEGVDVVEYLVIDDGSSDGTAQVARQWGVHHIVRHRRNRGLAAAFRSGIDRALAEGADIVVNTDGDGQYEGADIAALVAPIVAGRADIVIGDRGVADNAHFSAPKRLMQRIGSGVVQSLAGTQVSDAVSGFRAISREAAHKINITTEFSYTTDMLIQAGRKRMAIVTVPVRTHAAVRPSRLFKSIPRFITQTGITMVRAFTAHKPLRAFVGTGSLIAFVGLLPILRFLWFWAQDDGNGHVQSLVIGGALLVLGTLVAIMGMVADLVAANRKLIEENIARTRALEDAVARLSAATKAERSTARARKAA from the coding sequence ATGACCAAGCTGATTATCCAGATCCCCTGCCTCAATGAAGCCGGGAGCCTGCCCGCTACGCTGGCCGCGCTCCCGCGCCGGGTGGAGGGCGTGGACGTGGTGGAATACCTCGTCATCGACGATGGTAGCTCCGATGGCACTGCGCAGGTCGCCCGCCAATGGGGCGTGCACCACATTGTTCGCCACCGCCGCAACCGAGGTCTCGCCGCCGCCTTCCGCAGCGGGATCGACCGGGCGCTGGCCGAAGGCGCGGATATCGTCGTCAACACCGATGGCGACGGGCAATACGAAGGCGCCGACATTGCCGCGCTGGTTGCCCCGATCGTGGCAGGCCGCGCAGATATCGTGATCGGGGATCGAGGAGTGGCGGACAATGCTCACTTCTCCGCTCCCAAACGGCTGATGCAGCGAATCGGGTCCGGCGTGGTGCAATCACTCGCGGGCACACAAGTGTCGGACGCGGTGAGCGGCTTCCGCGCCATCAGTCGGGAAGCGGCCCATAAGATCAACATCACCACCGAATTTAGCTACACCACCGACATGCTTATCCAGGCCGGGCGCAAGCGCATGGCGATCGTCACCGTGCCAGTGCGCACCCACGCCGCGGTGCGCCCCAGCCGCTTGTTCAAGTCAATCCCGCGCTTCATCACGCAGACCGGCATCACGATGGTCCGCGCCTTCACCGCGCATAAGCCGCTGCGCGCCTTTGTCGGCACCGGCAGCCTGATCGCGTTTGTCGGCCTGCTGCCGATCCTGCGTTTCCTGTGGTTCTGGGCGCAGGATGACGGGAACGGGCATGTCCAGTCGCTCGTGATCGGAGGGGCACTGCTCGTGCTTGGCACACTGGTGGCGATCATGGGAATGGTTGCCGATCTGGTCGCCGCCAATCGCAAGCTGATCGAAGAGAATATCGCCCGCACCCGTGCGCTGGAGGACGCGGTAGCCCGGTTGAGCGCTGCCACCAAAGCGGAACGCAGCACCGCTCGCGCCCGCAAGGCTGCATGA
- a CDS encoding class I SAM-dependent methyltransferase has protein sequence MVDRPFEAGRTADPYGWQRWSASLLAIHDVGRMTALDLPWWNVTATREVADFLAATKNSRVFEYGSGASTVWLARRAAEVISVEHDRDWHRIIEPLVAGTGNATVLPRDLQGSDYIDAIATAGGQFDLVVIDGRRRNDCLQSALPFLKPGGIVLFDDTSRSRYRVAIAGCGLRSHRHFGRSYCVPYPDSSTILYG, from the coding sequence TTGGTCGACCGTCCATTCGAGGCCGGGAGGACCGCCGATCCGTATGGCTGGCAGCGCTGGAGCGCCTCCCTTCTGGCGATCCACGATGTCGGACGGATGACCGCACTGGACCTGCCGTGGTGGAATGTCACGGCTACCCGCGAAGTGGCTGATTTTCTTGCCGCAACCAAGAATTCGCGGGTTTTCGAATATGGTTCGGGTGCGAGTACGGTGTGGCTGGCTCGCCGCGCCGCTGAAGTGATTTCAGTCGAGCATGATCGCGATTGGCACCGGATAATCGAACCCCTGGTAGCCGGAACAGGCAACGCCACGGTGCTGCCGCGCGATTTGCAGGGTTCCGACTATATCGATGCCATTGCCACAGCGGGGGGCCAGTTCGATCTCGTCGTGATCGACGGGCGGCGGCGGAACGACTGCCTGCAAAGCGCCCTGCCGTTTCTCAAGCCCGGTGGAATCGTGCTATTCGACGATACGAGCCGGAGCCGCTATCGTGTCGCCATAGCCGGCTGCGGCCTGCGCTCGCACCGTCATTTCGGGCGGTCCTATTGCGTGCCCTATCCCGACAGCAGCACCATTCTCTATGGCTGA